The sequence ATCCGTTATCGTGCCTAATAAATACTACATGGCCGTAGCTTGCAGAAAGATAGGATTTAGTGACTTTACCTTTAGCTACTGAATAAACAGGAGAACCGATATCTCCTCCTATGTCCATACCTTTATGTGTACCTGACCTTGTCCCATACGAGTCGGTTATCACCCCTTCAACTGGAAATGTCCAGGATACCGTTTCTTCCGCGATCTCATTCGTCTCTGCTTTCGCTATCTTTCCAGTAAAGAACATAAAGCTCACACACAACGCTAACAGAAATACGATTAATAACCTTCTAACATAATCCAAAACCATGCTTGTCCTCCTTACCCATTTGACGCAATACCTTTATTTCTTCCCGACTGAAGCGACACTACCGCTACCTTTTCACGCATTAAACCATTCTTGCCTTCTCACCTTCATTTCATGCACTCCCCACTATATGTACATGCCCCCTTCAATATTCATAACAGAATGAGATAATTTTCCTTTGAGTAGTTTGTCTAAGTTTGAGATAAATATACACGGAAATGCGGAGCCGACTGATCAGGCCCGACAAGCACTTTGGGAAAATGGCAAAAGGCGTACTTTGCCTTATGCCATTTTTCCAAAGTGACCTCGAGGGACTAGGAGGCGCAGCTAGACATCCCAAAAGCGGAGGCGGCTTGGTCAGCCCCGACAAGCATAAGATGAATTGGCCTGGAAGGCGTCCTTTGCCTTCTTGGCCAATTTAGCATATGACCTCGAGGGGCTGGCCGCCGGAGCTGGATGACACAAATGCGGAGGCGGCTTGGTCAGAGGCGACAAGCATAAGTCGAACATGCCGAAAAGGCGTCCTTTGCCTTTTTGGCATGTTTGACTTATGACCTCGAGCCTCTAGTCGCCGGAGTTACACATAAAAAAAGACCAGAAACGGATTACTTCCCCGCTTCCAGTCTTTCCATCACATCTAATTTTCTAAGCTTTTCTTATTCGGGCTGATCGGTGTCTCAATTGGTTCGTTGAACTCGAATCCATTCCAGCTTTCCTGCTTAATATTTTCAAATAAAACCCTTTCATAACCGGAGCTTTTGCTTGTCAGCAATAAACCTTCTATCATCTCCAGAGCTGTGTCCTTATCTAAGGTTTCAATATCCAATTCATTTAAGAAGTTAATGGTTAAATAGTCATCTGAATCTGAAACACTAATATTGATGTTTTTCGGAATCACACTTTGGAAAAGGTTTTTGTCGGATCTTTTCATTGCTTGAATGGACTCTTTGACATTTCCTCTGTTTATGTTATCCGGCACAAGGAAGCGTTCTCTACCATTTGGTGAATATAGAAAATATGCCGTATGAACCTCTTCTGTTAGATCGACTTTTGAGAATTCCCCGGTAGAACTGAATTGCGGAACTGACCCGTCTTGTTCTTGAAGAACCACTTCGTTTAAATCCTGATGTTGAAATGAGTAAAGTAGAGAATGATAAAAAGCGTATTCCACCGAACTACTCCCACTATACGAATGATCTGCATCCAGAGTGAAGATGACTTTGCGGTCTTCAAGGGTGAATTTTCCTTTCAGGGGAAGAAAGTCTTCCATTCCCCAGCTTCCTTCAGGTAATACACCGGCAAGTTGTTCGTGTCGGGCCAACCAGCTTTCTTCATCTTCTGCCGGGTCGTCGACTACCGAGACGGGAACAGGTACCGCTTCGGGAGAAACAAGTCCATAGGAATAGTAGTCCTTTCCTTCCAAGTCTTCTTCATATAGAGATAATCTGTCTTCTGTAAGCGGTTTAAGGCTTTTTTCAGACTCAGCCATACTTAGCTGATTATTCTCGTTTTCAGTCGTAATTTGCTCCTTGTCAGAGTCTTGAACCATTTCGGAACTTCCCTCTGATTCTTCTGCCTTTTTCACTGTTATGTCCCTGCCAGATGATTCGGATTTCATTTCAGACTTTCCCATACTATTTTCATTGAATTGATTTAATACGGTTGGAGCAAGCATAACCATAATGAATATGGCTGCCAGCGCAGCGACTGTTGGAATTAAACGGTTTAAAGCAAAGAATCTCTTTTTGTTCTGACGCTCCATCCTTGCGTAAATTGATTGAGGAGTTCGATCATCTTTGATTCGAGGAAGCTTTTTGACAAGGTCCTCTATATCACGATCTTTCCATTCTGACTGCTTCAATGTCTCTTTCCCCCTTTTGTAGCCGTTGATTCATTTCAATTCTTAACCATTTGATGGCTCTATGCTGGGTCGTTTTCACTTTACTTTCAGTCCAGCCTAAAACTTCAGATGTTTCAGCGATTGAAAGTTCTTGTAAATATCGCATAATAATCACCATTCGATAATCCGTCGAACATTGTTTTAAGCACTCGTACAATACTTTAATTTCTTCCTTCGCAACGGCAATTTCTTCCGGGAGTGCCACGTCGTCTGTCACATCGTTTCGGCTCCAATCGAATTTATCCAATATTCGATTCTTCCAATTCTTTTGTTTTCTAAAATGATCAATGGCTACATTTTTTGCAATCGAAAAAAGCCATGTTCTTTCTGAGCTTTTGCCTTCAAAACGCTCATGAGATTTAAGCACCCGGATATATACTTCCTGCACCAGGTCTTCAGCCTGCTGCTTATTCTGTACCATATATATTAGAAATTGAAATACATCTTGATGATAATCAGAGTATAATTTCTCAAAAACGGAGTCCACTTGTTCCCCTCCCCGTCAATTTATTAGTCGTTTTTTATGTGAAAAAGTTACACACTATCAATATAGTATTTAACCGGTAAAAAGGAAAGACTTTATTCACAAGATTCTCTACAAATAAAAAGCCAACAGGGTGCTTTTCCCCCTGTTGACTTCTCCAGTTATTCCTATTTATTTTTATCACTTTTTCAACAACGTTTTCTACGAGCAGCCAAAAAATAAAGAATGTTTCCCATGTAACAAGAAAAATCGTCAAGTTTCTATGGATACCATCGATTCTTGGCTAAATAGGAAGAAAGAAAGTGAAGGTTGTCCCTTGATCGACTTTACTTTGCACTTGAATATGACCTTTATGGGACTCAATAATGTTCTTCGCGATTGCTAAGCCAAGACCTGTGCCTGACTTCCCTCTTGTCCTGGCTTTATCTGCTTTATAGAATCGCTCAAATACAAAAGGAAGATCTTCTTCAGGAATTCCTGAACCCGTGTCTTTTACGTGAAACAAATAACCGCCCTTGCTTTCCGTCAGGGATACCGTTACTTCCCCGCCTGTAGGAGTATGTCTTAAAGCATTATCAATTAGATTGGTTAATACTTGTTCGATTCTGTCCGGGTCCATATGAATTTCATTTTTGATCCCTACATCACTTTCAAAGAATATGGAGACCTTTTTTTCTTTGGCCAGTCCAATAAATTTATTGGTCACTCTTTCGGTGAAAGGCATGATACCTATTACGTCTTTATTAAGAGTGATATGCCCCGCCTCCATACGAGCCAAATCCAGAAGGTCATTGACCAAACGGCCCATGCGCAATGATTCATCATAAATAATTCGGGCTATCTCTTTCTTTTCTTCTTCAGTTTCAGCAATATCATCAACGATCGCTTCGCTATATCCTTGAAGCATAGAGATTGGCGTACGGAGTTCATGGGATACATTTGCAATAAAATCTTTCCGAAGCTTATCCAATCTTCGCTCTTCTGTCATATCGCGGACGACCGCCACTGCTCCTCTGATGTTGTTGTTGTTGTAAAGAGGACTGATAATCACCACATACGAACGTCCTTGCAGACTCAGTTCACCGGTCTGTTCCATTTCTGTCACGACCACGCTTTGTAATAATTCTTTTACAGTAGTAGGGATGGCTTCCTCACTGCTTTCGCTTTGCTCATAATACCAATGCTGCAGGAATCTATCCGCCGGCGGATTGGTAATTAAGATCGTGCCGTCCCGATTAAAGGTGATGACGCCATCAGCCATACTGCTTAATATCGAGGAAAGCTGCTCTTTCTCCTGGCTCAGTGCGTTAATGTGAAACTTTAACTGCCTACCCATTTGGTTAAACCCTGTTGCAAGTTCACCGATTTCATCCTTCGTCAAAATCGGAACCTTTGTATCAAATTTACCCTTTGCTACCTCAAAGGCTGCTTCCCGCATTTTCCTTAATGGTGCGGTGATACGCGTAGAAAGGAAGAAAGCAAAAATGGTTGTTAAAATAAAGGCAATCCCGGCAGCAAGCAAAATCAGTTTCGTTGTTTGACGAGTAGTATCTTTAATAACACCAAGAGACTGATAGAGATACACAGCTCCATCTTCTTCATTGATATGCAAGGGCGTCCCGACAATAATGACGTTTTCATAACGGTTCGATGACATTTCCGAGGATAATTCAATCTCTTTCTTGACGGTAATTTCTTTTGTTTTCACTGATTGAAGTTGTTCATCTTCTGAAATATAGTCGTGAATATTCTTTTGAAATTCTGTAGAATCCTGTGAATAAAGTGACTCATTTTGATCTAAGGAGATAATGATGTTTATCGGGTCATCAATGATTTCTTTACCCAGTTCCATCCCGAGCTCCAAGTCTTTATGATTCTGAATGACCCTCGCCACTTTTTCAGCCGTATGGGTTAATTCTTTTTCAACCACATCGACGTGATAGTTTTGAAAGAATTCCAGTAAAAGAATCGTAAGGATAAATAACACAAAGGAAACTAAGAGCAGGATCGTTAGCCATAGCTTTCCTACAACACTACGCCAGAGCCTCATTCATTGGTTACCTCGAATTTGTATCCTACTCCCCATACGGTCACAATCATTTTTGCAGCCATCTCAGAAACTTTATTCAGTTTTTCTCTTAATCGCTTTACATGAGTATCAACTGTGCGCAGGTCTCCGAAAAATTCATAATGCCATACTTCCTTGAGCAGGTGCTCACGGTCAAACACTTTGTCTGGAGCTTTGGCAAGGAAATATAACAATTCGTATTCCTTCGGTGTCAGGTTCACATCTTTTCCATCAGCAGTTACCCGGTGGGCATCATTATCGATGGTAAGATGAGGATAAACGATCAGGTCCTTCGTCTTCGCGTCTGTTTGAATAAAGCTCGTCTTTGAAGAACGTCTTAATAGCGCTTTCACTCTCAAAACCACTTCGCGAGGAGAAAAAGGTTTCACTATGTAGTCGTCTGTTCCAACTTCGAACCCTTGCACTCTGTTCACTTCTTCTCCTTTAGCAGTGAGCATGATCACGGGAGTCGCTTTCTTTTCACGAAGATGCTGACATACTTCGATCCCATCCATCCCCGGCATCATGATATCCAGTAAGATACAGTCGTAATTATTCTCGAGAGAAAGCGCTAATGCTTCTTCTCCATTCTCTGCTTCATCAATTTCATAGTTTTCTCTTTCAAGATACATTTTTAAAAGTCTACGAATCCGGTCTTCATCATCAACAACTAAAATTCTAATGTTTTCCTCCATGGGTAATATCCCCCTTTTGTCTAATTAAACCATATTATCCTATATTTTATATGAAAAAAGAAGCTGACTCAAAGAGAATATCATTCTCACTATCGTCAGCTCCCTCCCGTTCATTATTTAAGCATATGAATGCAACCCTGCGATAATAAGGTTAACGGCCACCAGGTTGAAAAGAATAATGGCAACCCCGATCACGGCTAACCACGCAGATTTCTCACCGTGCCATCCTTTAGATAGGCGTAGGTGCAGAAAGGCTGCATAAAATAAGAATGTAATTAATGCCCACACTTCTTTAGGGTCCCAACCCCAGAATCGCGTCCAGGCAATTTGCGCCCAAATCATGGCGAAGATGAGTCCGCCAAGTGTAAAGACTGGAAAACCGATTAAAACGGAGCGATAACCAATTTCGTCCATTAGATCCAGATTCACATTTTTCACCAATGGCTGTAATTTTGCAGCAATACGCTTTCTGAAGATTAAACGTAATAGTAGATAAATACCTGTTCCAATCAGAAACGACCAAATAACGGTATTTAGTTTCTTAGCGTTAATAAGGGCTGGCATTTCTACAAGCGGCTCCATTACGTTGTCGGTTAATAGTCGGCCTTCATTCGGTCCGACAAGAGCCGGGAGTGTGTATTCAGAAACCGCTTCTGTCCCTTCTTGATTTACATATTGAAAGTTCGCTTCGTAATTCCCCAGGGTAAAGGCAGTTGATGCCACTACAAACCCTAATACGACAACTAAAGAATACATGACGGTTTCAAGCCAAAACGATTGCTTGCTTCCTTTTGTATGTTGCACTGATTTCAATAAGTAGATTAACCCTGCCACAAAACTGATGGATAAAATCGCTTCCCCTGCTGAAACAGTTGTGACGTGGATTTTCAACCAATCACTTTGAAGAGCAGGAATCAATGGGCTAATGTCTTTAGGAAACATACTGGCATAGGCGATCACCAAAAGTGCAAATGGTAACGCAATGACTCCAAGTATCGTTGTCTTATACATAAAGTAAAGAATGATAAAGGCTCCGACAAGCATCATTCCGAAAAAGGTTGTAAATTCAAACAAATTACTTACCGGAGCGTGTCCTGCTGCTCCCCATCTTAAAAAGAAGTAACCTATTTGAGCGGCAAATCCAATAAGGGTTAAAACTATCCCAATTAATCCCCACTTTTGTTGATTCGTTTCAGTTGTATTTTTTTGGCGAATGCTCCCACCAAAAAACAACGTAGCAATCAAATACATCATGAAGGATACATAGAGTAAATTACTACTCCACGCTGCCATTGTTAGCGTTGACATCTTCATTCCTCCTTGCTTCGTCCTTTTGTTGTTGATCTTCAGGTTCCTGTATTCCAGTACCTTCCAAAACGAAGTTGATTTCATTTTTTAATCCATGCCAGTTTTTATTCGTATGGCCGGCTACGATGACTCCATCTTCACTCCGCCTGATCCAGATTCTTCGGTGGTGCCAATAAGCACCTTGTACGACACCTATCATAAAGATGGCTCCACCAACGGCTAAGATCCAAAGAGTGAGGTCCTTATGAACGGTTAAAGCAGATACATCTCTTGTCTCCACACCTGCAAATGACAATTTATATTCATTGTCACCAAGCGGTTCCAGGTTTTGCTGGATCCCTACAAAGCTCACTTCACCATCGGGCTTCTCAGGCGAGAACAATTTGAAAAGGAATGCAGGATTATTCGGTAAAGGAGACTTGGTTTGCGGCTCCCCTTGTTCATTAAATCCAGAGAAATCAGGATAATATCCCATCAATTCTACTTTATAACCTTCTTCAAATGCATAGGTATCTTGAGGATCGAATAGATCGACGGTGAATTTGCCGAAGCTCTCCCCAGACCCTTTATTATCAAATGTAAAGGACATTGATTTAAATTCATCCAGCTTGTAGCTTGTTTGGTATACGGCAAAGTTTCCAAATTTCAAAGGATGATTTACTTTGATCGAATCCTCTTTTTCCACTTCCCGGTCAGCCGTTTGTCCTGGAAGTTTATCTCCGGATTCTTTATACAGTACCACGTCAGACTGGAAATTCTTGGCGATGGTTCCATTCTTATCAATGGCTTCCCCAAACACTTCTTTGTCTTTTTCTTTATCGTATGTCTCTAACGTAAACCCTTTATTTTCTAAGTAATATTCTTGTTTCGTACCAGGAACGGCTCTCGTCTCACCTTCACGGATCCACACGGTTTCATCAATATACATTCCAGGAACGAATCTTAACATACCCCCGAATAGGAAGATGATGAGACCGATATGATTCACATAGGGACCCCATCTAGAAAAACGATTTTTCTCTGCAAGGATGTTGCCGTCCTCTTCACGGATCTTATATTTTTTTTGTGTTAATTTTTCTTTTATTTTACTTATAGAGTCATTGATGTCGACCAATTCTGTTTTCCCATAGATTCGTTGGCGCTTCAGGAAACCAACATGTCTGGAAACACGTTGATTCTTGAGGGCACGATAGAGGGGAATTACCCGGTCAAGACTACAAATCACGAGGGAAACTCCAATCGATGCGATTAATAGTAGATACCACCATGAACTATATAAATCATGGAAACCTAACGTGTAATATAACTCTCCAAAAAAGCCGTATACATCTTCATAGTACTCATTTGCTGGCTGTCCATTCGGAATATATTGTTCCTGGGGCAAAATCGTGCCGACTGCAGAGGCGATAAGTGTGATGACAATTAACCATACGCCAACCTTAACAGATGAAAAGAAATTCCAAATCTTGTCGATAATCGATCTGTTATACGTTTGGGAACGCCTTGCACTACCCTCATAACGCATGTCATGAAGCTTCTCATTCTTCGCTTCATCCGTTAAAGCCCGTCCACAGGATTCGCATAAAACGGTACCGTTAGGATTTACATGACCGCATTCACATTTGATTTCTTTCATGTTAAAACTCCTTATATCAAGTTAAACTGCTGAGCTAAGGCTTGATGCTCTCTAAATCTTCTATGATATCGTTTTCTGACATCGTACCTGTAATGATTTTTTCAATTTCACCTTGAGGGTTAATGAGGAATGTAGTCGGTAACGGATCTATACCGTACGCATTTTGAACTTCCTCTTCTTGGTCTACTAAAATAGGGAACTCCAACCCGTGTTTAGACACGAATCGATTGATAAGGAAATCTGATTCTCCCACATTGACTGCCAATATGTGTACACCTTGATCTTTATATTTTTCATATTGATTATTCATATATGGCATCTCTCTTTCACATGGTTTGCACCATGTTCCCCAGAAATTCAGGAATACCCCTTGGCCCTCATAGTCGGACAAACGATGTTTATTCCCTTCCATATCTTGTAATACAAAGTCAGGCGCTTGATCTCCCACCTTTAACCTCCCTCTTTCATCCTTCGTAAAGTTTGCATACAGAGTATATGCAACCGCAGAAGTCAGCACAATGAGAATAATTGTCCGGATGAGTAATCTGCGTTTTTTCTTATTCATGTACGTGTGCCTCCCATATTGAAATCGTTCTCAAGAATGGAAATGATTTTTCTCTCTTTACAGTAGCAAAGGGCCTGATGTCATAAGAATACCCTTATGAGATCAGTCCCTGCCATAATGTAATGTCCATTCCTTCATAATAAGCAGGGAAATATCCCTTGGATTTCAGGGTAAAATTCCTTTCCCATTATATCATTTATCACTTTAGAGATAGTGTAAATTATATGAAGGATATGTGACACTTTCCAACCTATTCTTTATCGGATATTTCCTGTTTCAGCCAGTGTTCTCAGCTGTTTCACTTCATGCGGAGTAAGTTCTCTTCCTTCTCCTGCGTTCAAGCCATGGAGAGACAGGAATGCATATCTTTCCCGTTTCAGCTTTTGTACCGGATACCCAATCGCTTCGAACATCCTGCGCACTTGACGGTTTCTGCCCTCATGAATGGTGATTTCTACGATGGATTTCCCTTGTTTCTTATCAATACTTAACACTTTCACTTTTGCAGGAGCAGTCATGCCGTCCTCCAGTTTAATCCCTTTTTCAAGTTCTCTGATTTTAAATTTAGGCGGGATGCCTTTTAATCTTGCTACGTATGTTTTTTCAATTTCGTTACTTGGATGCATCAGGGAGTTAGCGAAGTCTCCGTCATTGGTTAAAAGAAGAATACCTGACGTCTCATAGTCCAGTCTTCCTACAGGATAGATTCTTTCTTGGATTTCAGGGAAGAAGTCCGTTACAACTTGACGCTCTTTGTCGTCAGCCACAGCCGAAATAACCCCTCTTGGCTTGTAAAGCATATAATATACTTTGTTTTCTCTTTCAATCTGAATCCCTGTCACTTCAACTCTATCTGAATTAGAGACCTTTGTTCCCAATTCCTTCACTACTACACCATTGACCTTTACTTTACCCTCTATAATTAATTGCTCAGCTTTTCGTCGAGACGCTACTCCACTATGAGCAATAACCTTTTGTAATCGTTCCACGGTATTTCACCTCATTTAATTTTCAATACATTTGTCTTCATGAATTATTACACAATCCAGGCAAAATAGAAAGGTATAAAGAAAAATCGACCTTTTCAGTCGATTTCTTTATACCTCATTGTTTCCATTATTAATAGATGCCAATCCTTAAAACATAATCGTGACGATGAAGATGGCGGCTACGATTCCGATGACGTCGGCTAGTAATCCGACCTTCAGCGCGTCTCCCATCTTACGTATCCCTACTGCCCCGAAGTACACGGTCAATACGTAAAGGGTCGTATCGGTACTTCCCTGTAAGGTTGATGCAAGTCTTCCGATAAAGGAATCTGGCCCGTGGGTAGCGACAATATCACTCATCATACCAAGGGCAGCTGTTCCTGAAATGGGCCTGATAATGGCAAGTGGCACAATTTCAGGCGGTATACCAAGTGCAAGCAATCCCGGACGGATGAGATTCACAAAGAACTCAAGTGCTCCTGATTCTCTAAAAATGGTAATCGCCACAAGCATTCCAATGAGGAAAGGAATGATCGATACGGCAATTTTAATGCCTTCTTTTCCCCCATCTACAAACACTTCATACGTTGGTACCTTTTTAAGGGTGCCATAGATCAATATGAAGCCAATCATAATAGGGATTAACCATAATGAAATGGTGGATATCCATTGCATCTATTTCACCTCACGACGAGTACGTCTGTAATGAAAATAACGGTCTATCAGTATGGCTCCGATGGTCGATAGCATTGTGGCAATTAAGGTTGGTCCTACAATTTCAGTTGGAGAAGCTGAATCATATTTCATCCGGATCGCAATGACCGTTGTGGGAATGATGGTAAGGCTTGACGTATTGATCGCTAAGAATGTAATCATCGACCTGCTGGCATAGTCTTTTCCTCCATTAAGGTCCTTTAATTGCTCCATCGCTTTGATCCCGAGAGGTGTTGCTGCGTTTCCAAGGCCAAACATATTGGCCATCATATTTGATAATATATATCCCATAGCAGGATGATTATCCGGCACTTCAGGAAACAACCTGGTGACAAAGGGTCTGAACAGCCTGGCCAGTTTATCCAATAAACCCGCTTCTTGAGCAATCCTCATGATTCCCAACCAAAACACCAATACGCTGACCAATCC is a genomic window of Rossellomorea sp. y25 containing:
- a CDS encoding pseudouridine synthase; the protein is MERLQKVIAHSGVASRRKAEQLIIEGKVKVNGVVVKELGTKVSNSDRVEVTGIQIERENKVYYMLYKPRGVISAVADDKERQVVTDFFPEIQERIYPVGRLDYETSGILLLTNDGDFANSLMHPSNEIEKTYVARLKGIPPKFKIRELEKGIKLEDGMTAPAKVKVLSIDKKQGKSIVEITIHEGRNRQVRRMFEAIGYPVQKLKRERYAFLSLHGLNAGEGRELTPHEVKQLRTLAETGNIR
- a CDS encoding cytochrome c biogenesis protein ResB, with protein sequence MKEIKCECGHVNPNGTVLCESCGRALTDEAKNEKLHDMRYEGSARRSQTYNRSIIDKIWNFFSSVKVGVWLIVITLIASAVGTILPQEQYIPNGQPANEYYEDVYGFFGELYYTLGFHDLYSSWWYLLLIASIGVSLVICSLDRVIPLYRALKNQRVSRHVGFLKRQRIYGKTELVDINDSISKIKEKLTQKKYKIREEDGNILAEKNRFSRWGPYVNHIGLIIFLFGGMLRFVPGMYIDETVWIREGETRAVPGTKQEYYLENKGFTLETYDKEKDKEVFGEAIDKNGTIAKNFQSDVVLYKESGDKLPGQTADREVEKEDSIKVNHPLKFGNFAVYQTSYKLDEFKSMSFTFDNKGSGESFGKFTVDLFDPQDTYAFEEGYKVELMGYYPDFSGFNEQGEPQTKSPLPNNPAFLFKLFSPEKPDGEVSFVGIQQNLEPLGDNEYKLSFAGVETRDVSALTVHKDLTLWILAVGGAIFMIGVVQGAYWHHRRIWIRRSEDGVIVAGHTNKNWHGLKNEINFVLEGTGIQEPEDQQQKDEARRNEDVNANNGSVE
- a CDS encoding nucleoside recognition domain-containing protein, translating into MVNLIWVGMTIIGLVFAIINGKMEEVNEAIFTSANEAVTLCIGLVSVLVFWLGIMRIAQEAGLLDKLARLFRPFVTRLFPEVPDNHPAMGYILSNMMANMFGLGNAATPLGIKAMEQLKDLNGGKDYASRSMITFLAINTSSLTIIPTTVIAIRMKYDSASPTEIVGPTLIATMLSTIGAILIDRYFHYRRTRREVK
- the sigX gene encoding RNA polymerase sigma factor SigX — translated: MDSVFEKLYSDYHQDVFQFLIYMVQNKQQAEDLVQEVYIRVLKSHERFEGKSSERTWLFSIAKNVAIDHFRKQKNWKNRILDKFDWSRNDVTDDVALPEEIAVAKEEIKVLYECLKQCSTDYRMVIIMRYLQELSIAETSEVLGWTESKVKTTQHRAIKWLRIEMNQRLQKGERDIEAVRMERS
- a CDS encoding ATP-binding protein — translated: MRLWRSVVGKLWLTILLLVSFVLFILTILLLEFFQNYHVDVVEKELTHTAEKVARVIQNHKDLELGMELGKEIIDDPINIIISLDQNESLYSQDSTEFQKNIHDYISEDEQLQSVKTKEITVKKEIELSSEMSSNRYENVIIVGTPLHINEEDGAVYLYQSLGVIKDTTRQTTKLILLAAGIAFILTTIFAFFLSTRITAPLRKMREAAFEVAKGKFDTKVPILTKDEIGELATGFNQMGRQLKFHINALSQEKEQLSSILSSMADGVITFNRDGTILITNPPADRFLQHWYYEQSESSEEAIPTTVKELLQSVVVTEMEQTGELSLQGRSYVVIISPLYNNNNIRGAVAVVRDMTEERRLDKLRKDFIANVSHELRTPISMLQGYSEAIVDDIAETEEEKKEIARIIYDESLRMGRLVNDLLDLARMEAGHITLNKDVIGIMPFTERVTNKFIGLAKEKKVSIFFESDVGIKNEIHMDPDRIEQVLTNLIDNALRHTPTGGEVTVSLTESKGGYLFHVKDTGSGIPEEDLPFVFERFYKADKARTRGKSGTGLGLAIAKNIIESHKGHIQVQSKVDQGTTFTFFLPI
- a CDS encoding response regulator transcription factor, producing the protein MEENIRILVVDDEDRIRRLLKMYLERENYEIDEAENGEEALALSLENNYDCILLDIMMPGMDGIEVCQHLREKKATPVIMLTAKGEEVNRVQGFEVGTDDYIVKPFSPREVVLRVKALLRRSSKTSFIQTDAKTKDLIVYPHLTIDNDAHRVTADGKDVNLTPKEYELLYFLAKAPDKVFDREHLLKEVWHYEFFGDLRTVDTHVKRLREKLNKVSEMAAKMIVTVWGVGYKFEVTNE
- a CDS encoding thiol-disulfide oxidoreductase ResA codes for the protein MNKKKRRLLIRTIILIVLTSAVAYTLYANFTKDERGRLKVGDQAPDFVLQDMEGNKHRLSDYEGQGVFLNFWGTWCKPCEREMPYMNNQYEKYKDQGVHILAVNVGESDFLINRFVSKHGLEFPILVDQEEEVQNAYGIDPLPTTFLINPQGEIEKIITGTMSENDIIEDLESIKP
- the ccsB gene encoding c-type cytochrome biogenesis protein CcsB, producing MAAWSSNLLYVSFMMYLIATLFFGGSIRQKNTTETNQQKWGLIGIVLTLIGFAAQIGYFFLRWGAAGHAPVSNLFEFTTFFGMMLVGAFIILYFMYKTTILGVIALPFALLVIAYASMFPKDISPLIPALQSDWLKIHVTTVSAGEAILSISFVAGLIYLLKSVQHTKGSKQSFWLETVMYSLVVVLGFVVASTAFTLGNYEANFQYVNQEGTEAVSEYTLPALVGPNEGRLLTDNVMEPLVEMPALINAKKLNTVIWSFLIGTGIYLLLRLIFRKRIAAKLQPLVKNVNLDLMDEIGYRSVLIGFPVFTLGGLIFAMIWAQIAWTRFWGWDPKEVWALITFLFYAAFLHLRLSKGWHGEKSAWLAVIGVAIILFNLVAVNLIIAGLHSYA
- a CDS encoding spore maturation protein; the protein is MQWISTISLWLIPIMIGFILIYGTLKKVPTYEVFVDGGKEGIKIAVSIIPFLIGMLVAITIFRESGALEFFVNLIRPGLLALGIPPEIVPLAIIRPISGTAALGMMSDIVATHGPDSFIGRLASTLQGSTDTTLYVLTVYFGAVGIRKMGDALKVGLLADVIGIVAAIFIVTIMF